The Thermodesulfobacterium sp. TA1 sequence TTGATGGGTTTGGTACCATCTTACTAAAAAGGCGGTAAGGTTTAAAAACAATCCAGTCCATCCGATAACAGACCCTATAAAGCCGCCTTTTTCCCATTTAAAAATCCAATAAATAAAATAGACTAAAGCTGCCAAAAAATAAACAAAAGTAGCCAAACTAAAAATCAAACTATTTTCTGGAAATATAGTTGTTCTAAAAAACCCCAAATAAACAAATAAAGCCAGCAGAAAACCAAAAACTATATTTTTAAACCTCATTTAAAAGCCCCCTAATAAAGATATTAGATTTAAAGTATACTAAAAAAGGGCAAAAAAACAACAACTTAATAATTTTTTTAGTTTTTAAGAGATGATGTTTAACTCCTTTAAAAGAGGTAAAAGGGTATAACAAATTTCTACCCACTCCTTTTTACCTTCCTCTACTTGATCCATAAAGGTTTCTAACTCTCTGGTAAATTCTTCTGAGACGTAAGCGTTAAATCTTGAGCTTAGGTATTCATAAACTTGTTTCCCTAAGGAGGTAGGAACCAGCCCACCGGTTTTTAACTCATAAACATAATACTTGTTTAAAAGGGTAGAGACGATTTCTGCATAAGTAGAAGGCCTTCCTAATCCTCTTTTTTTCATTTCTTGAATAAGGGAGCCTTGGTTAAACAGAAAGGCTTTTGGAATTTTGGTTAAAGAGATGTTTTCTATTTTTAAAGAAGAAGAGACAGGAAAGAGCTGAGGTTTAATCCAAATTAAATCATAACCATTAAGTAGGATTTCTACTATTACTTCTTCTTCCCAGGTAAAGAAGGGGAGGTTTAGTTTAAGCGTTTTTTTTAGGACTTTGGTTTTTCTCATTTGACTTGCCAGAAACCTTCTGAAGATAAGGTCATAGATTCTAAAACTATCTTTATATTTTTTAAAAGAAAGAAGTCCATGGGCTACCCTTAGTTTTAATTCTTCTACATCCCAAGGACGGGTAGGCCTTATACCTTCATGGGCTCCTTCACTGAACCATTCTCGAGGAGAGAATAATTCTTCTCCAAAACGTTCTGAGATATAAGGCTTGGCTACTTGAAACCTTCCTACCTCTGAAATGCGAGTTGAATCTGTACGGTGATAAGTGATGAGCCCTAATTCGAAAAGTTCTTGCAGAAGGGACATGGTATAAGAGGTAGAAAATTTGAAAAAGTGGTAAGCCTCCTCTAAAATGGTATCTGTAGTGTAAGGAGGGGGAGGTGAAAACTCATCTTCTTTTTGTCCTACTAAGCTGATTTTAGCCTGAGGCAAGTGTTTTTCTATTTTTTCTGCTTCTGATTTGTCTTCAACCTCGATAGAAAAGGGATGTTGATTTATCGTAAAGTTTACTCTATATTTATATTGTTTACTTAATTTTTCTCTTTCTATAACCCAACCTAAAACCGGAGTTTGGACCCTTCCGGCAGAAAGATAATTTTTTTGGAAAACCTTCCACAGTTCTTGAGAAAGAGAAAAACCAACCCAGCGGTCAGCTAATCTTCTGGCTAATTGAGCTTTAACTCGAGGAAGGTTTATTTCTTGAGGTGCGCTTAAAGCTTGTTTTAGTGCTCTTACAGTAACCTCGTGGAATTCAAGTCTTTTTATGTTTTTTTGAAAAGGTTTAAGGTTGATGTAAAGGTCATAAGCAATCTTTTCTCCTTCAGAATCAGGGTCAGAAGCAATAAAGGTTTGGTCCGAACAAAAACTAAGCACCCTTAGCCCTTCTATGATTTCTCCTTTATCAAAGAGGTTTTCCTTTTCTTTTATCTCTTCATCATCTATGTACTGTTCTCCTTTCTCTCTATCTATTTTTATGGTGTTAAAAACAGGATAAAAATTGCCATTATCTTTTAAAACCCCAAAAATCCCTTTTTTCCTTGAAAGGTTATATATATGCCCTAAAGAGGCACAAACAGAAAGTAAGGTGTTTTCCATAGGGATTTCGTAAATCCAGAGATTATTATACCTTCTAACAGAGGGTTTTCCAAAAAAATTAGCTATCGTTTTAGCTTTGTGAGGGGACTCTACGATAAGGAGATAGTTTTTAAAATCTATTTTTTCAGCTGAAATCTTTTTTCTTTCTTCTTTTATTTTGATGTCAAGCTCGATTATTTGTTTAAAGCTTACTTCTTTTATCTCTAATTCTTCGCTCAAATAAAACTTTAGTCTTTTTTTAAGGCTGTTTAGAGCTTTCAAACTATCTACCAAAATAACCGAAATTCCAGGCATAAGCCCTTTGGTGGTAAGCCTTGAAACCCTTCCCGAAGCTTGAAGATAGGACGAGGCATTACCTACGATAAGGTTGTACCCCCCTTTTTCGTCTCTTTCTAAAAATACTTCTTCACTGGTTTTAAGTTTTTCTATAAACTCAGGATTCTGTAATTTTTCCTCTAAAAACCCTTTGATAGAAAGTACTTTTTTATATAGTCCTTCATACTTAGGCAGATCCTCTTCTTTTAAGGTTAAAAATCTCTTAAGATAGTTTACATAAGAGATGGCAGTAATTCGCTCTTCATCCTTAAAAAGAGGCATAAGGGATAAAAGAAGACTGTGTAAAAATTGAGGGGTAGCAGAAAGGGAAAAGGTTTCTCCGCTTGTAGAAAGAGGAAAGACATGTTTAGGAACCCCCAAAAATATTGCATATCTTAATATTTCAGGCAAATCCAACCCTCTCACTAAAGGATTGCCAAGATGACAAAGACCTACCGCTACCTCAACCTCCCCTTGTTTTAGTTTAGTTAAAAGTTCCTCCTCAGAGGTTTCTAAATAGGAAATAGCTTTTACTCCCATTTTTCTAAGTTCTTCGGTAAACTTTTCTACATAAGCCCTTCCATAGGATTCTTCTATAAAAATTAAACCACCCTTACCTAAGGCCTTTGCCAGTTTTATCGCCTCTTCAGAAAGCCTATGGATATCCCTTGGCTCTCCTAAATCCAAACAGGTGTCAACCACCTTTCTTAAGGTAGAAATAAACCTGGTGATTTCAAACCCAAGCAGGTTCTGAAATAGAAAGACTCTGTTAGTTCTTGGTCTTAACGTAGCAGAAGAAATGATAAGCTGTTTTTGATGGTTTCTATGGTTTTGTTTGATTTTTAAAAGCTCTGAATAGTCATCTTCCGTTTTTTCTCTTTTTAAAGCCAGCCTTATTTCTTCTTCAGAAAACCCCAACAACAAAAACAGATTGTCTACGTTTTTGCTACTTTTTAAAAAAGAGTCTACGTCATCTACAAAGATAAGAGAAAAATCTATTTTTTTTAGAACCTCAAAGTTTTTGTGCATAAAAGCTGACGTACAAATAAACACATCAAAGTTTTGTTTTTCTAAAAGTTCCTTTTCTTTTTTGTTGCCGGTATAGGCTAAAATCCTTTTTTTCTTTAAAGCGCTGGAAGAGGTTTTATCAAGGAATTCGTTTATTTTGGTTTCTACTTGATTAACTAACATTTTAGTAGGAACGATAATCAAGGCTTTTTTAGAGGTAAGAAGAGCACCTAATAGTCCAAAGGTTGATTTACCAGTACCGGTAGGCGCGATGATAGCAAAGGATTCCCCTAAGAAAAACCTTTTAGCCCAGTTTATCTGTAAAGAAGAGGGTTCAGCTTCTATGATTTCTTTAAACAGTTTTTTGAACTTGGTTACTTTTTTTTCTACCTCTCCAAAAATTTTTAGATATTTTAAGGTTTTTTCTTGGTCTAAGGTTTTACAAATCGATGTAATCGAAGGATTTGCAGGAATTTTTTCCTCAGGAAGACAAGATACACAAGGCAATCCTTTTCCTAACCTTTCATCTGAGACCATCCCCTTACAATTGGGACATCCATTATCGATAAAATACAGCATCTCTAACCCCTTATGTTTTTGTAGTTCAAAGGCTTAAAATATATATTAGATTTTAAAGGTTGTCTACTTAAATATCAAGGACTACAAAATAAACTAAATTTTTGTTGTAATCCTTATAAAATAGTTTAAATTAAACTTTATGCAGGATTTAAAGCCGATATATTTAGATTATAACGCTACTACCCCGGTTTTACCAGAGGTTTTAGAAGCCTTTAATAGATATTCTTCAGAAGAATTTGCCAATCCAAGTTCAGGACATGCTTTAGGGAAAAGGGTCAAACAATCCCTTGAAAAGTTTAGAGAGGAGGTAGCAAGTCTTTTAAACGCTTTTTCAGAAGAAATAATTTTTACCTCTGGAGGGACAGAGTCCAACCATCTTTCTTTGTTAGGAATAGCTTTAACCCAAGGGAAAGGACATGTTTTAGTAAGCGCCTTTGAACATCCTTCGGTTTTAAATCCGGTTGTTAAGCTTTTAGAAATGGGTTTTGAGGTAGATTTTATACCTGTTAATCCTCAAGGATATGTAGAGCCTGACGAGGTATTAAAAAGAATAAAAAGACATACCTTTTTAGTCTCTGTGATGTTAGCTAATAATGAGATAGGCACTATACAGCCTGTTGAAGAGATCGCTAAAATTTGTCGGGAAAGGGAAATTTTATTCCATACAGACGCTTGTCAGGCAGTGGGTAAAATCTCGGTAGATGTAAAAAAAATAGGCTGTCATCTTTTATCTTTTGCAGGTCATAAGATGTATGCCCCTAAAGGAATAGGAGGACTTTTTGTAGAAAAAGGGGTCTCTCTTTCTCCTCTTTTTTGGGGAGGTGGGCAGGAAAGAGGTATAAGACCTGGGACTGAACCGGTTGGGCTGATAGCTGCCTTGGCTAAAGCAGCAGAGATAGCTAAAAAAGACGTAAACTTTGAGGCAGAAAGGCTAAATTTTTTGAAAGAAACCCTGTATCAAGGACTTAAAGAAGTTTATCCTAATCTTTATCGTTATGGATTGCCTGAAAAGACCCTCCCGAATACTTTAACCATTTCTTTTGTAGGAAAAGACGGACGAAAGATTTTAGAAGACCTTCCAGAGATATGTGCCTCTACAGGTTCTGCTTGCCATGACCGTAAAGGTTCTAACACACTTATTGCCTTGAAGGTAAACGAAAAAATAGCCCAAGGAACTATACGGTTTTCTTTAGGAAGGTATACTACCCTTGAAGACATAGAAAGAACAATAAAATTTTTCCAAGATTATTTTGTTTAAAAGTTATATGTTTAAATGTATAGGGGAAGTTTTTTTGGTAAAACCACAGGATTTGTCTACCGAAGAAAGGGAACTATATCGAGATCTTAAGTTCGTTAACTTCATCTTTTTTAAAGAACATTTCCAAGGTGATTTCCAAGAGATATTAACCCGACTTAAATCTTTAGGAGAGTTAGGTTTTTTAGCTGTAGACCAAGAGGGAGGAAGAGTTTGCAGGATCCCCGGAGATTTTGCTTCTCCTTTAGAGATTAGTTTAGCTTATCAAAAAAGCGGGGATATATCTTTGGTAAAAAACTGGGCAAAAAGCCTGGCTAAAGCAGTTATAGAAAAGGGTCTTAACCTTAACCTTGCGCCTGTAGTAGATTTAGTAGGAGCTGAGGCAGAAGAGTTTATAAGGTCTCGCACCTTCGGTAAAGACCCTGAATTGGTTAAGCTATTAGGCGAAGTAGTAATCTCAGAACATAAAAAACTAAGGTGTTTTACTTGTGTTAAACATTTTCCTGGTTTAGATGAAGTTAACATCGACCCGCATAAAGCCCTTCCTCAAAAGGAAAAAGTTAGTCAACCTTCCTTAGAGGTTTTCCGGTTTTTTGCAGAAAAAGAAGCGCCTTTTTTGATGACCACCCATCTTGTGGTTAAAACCTTAGAAGATTTTCCGGTTACCTTTTCTTCAAAGGCTGTTAAGATGTTAAGAGAACAGCTTGGTTTTAAAGGAGGAATAGTTACTGATGATTTAAACATGGGAGCTTTAGGAAGTTGGGAACTTGCTGAAAGAATAATCCTAAGTTTGGCAAGTGGGCATAACCTACTTATCTTTTGTGGGTCTTTGAACGAATTAGCCTCCTGTTTGTTTGACATAAAAACCGAGATAGAAAAAAGCCCCACCTTAAAAGCGAGACTTTCTGAAAGTTTGTATCTGTTAAACAGACTTAAGGAGAGATTTTATGGATAGAGAGGTTGCTTATCAGGAAATAGTAGAAAAAGTAAAAGAAGCCTACATAAAGGCCTGCAAAATTCTACCCGAAGAAGTGTTGGTAGCTTTGAAAAAGGCCTTAGAGGAAGAGACAGAACCATTAGCTAAGGCGGTTTTAGAGGTTTTGATAGAAAATGCAGAGATAGCCTTAAAAGAAAACCTACCTATTTGTCAAGATACAGGGATTCCAGTAGTCTGGGTTAGGATGGGAGAAGAGGTAAAGATAGAGAACTTAGAAAAAGCTGTTAACGAAGGTCTTTTTTTAGCGTATAAAGAAGGATTGCTTAGAGCCTCTGTTTGTGAGGTTCTTACCAGAAAGAATACAGGGACCAACACCCCGGCGGTTATACATTACGAGATAGTCCCGGAAAGGGTTTTAGAAATTGAGGTTTTACCTAAGGGGTGCGGAAGTGAAAACATGAGTGCCCTTGTGATGTTGCCTCCGTCTGCTGGGGTAGAAGGTATTAAAAGGTTTGTAGTAGAAACCGTTAAAAAGGCTGGACCTAATCCCTGTCCTCCGATAACCGTAGGGGTAGGGATAGGAGGAACTTTTGAAAAAGCAGCCCTTTTAGCTAAAAGGGCTCTTTTTAGACCTTTGGGAAAGCTACATCCTAACCCTGAAATAGCCTGCTTGGAAAGAGAACTTCTCACCCAGATTAACACCCTTATGATAGGACCTTTAGGCCTAAAAGGTAAGACCACCGCCTTAGGGGTGCACATAGAAACCTATCCTTCTCACATCGCAAGCCTTCCTGTAGCGGTAAACCTTCAGTGTCATGCCTACCGAATAGCTAAAATAAAACTTTTATAAAAAGGAGCCTACATGAAACAGGTCGTTTGGGTGGTATTAAGTTTTTTAGTCCTTGTTCTTTTTAGCGGTTGTGGTAAAAAAAATCCCCCCTTACCTCCTTCTAAAAGTGTGCCTAAGGAGTTTTCCTTTGAGGTAAAACCCACAGAAGCAGGTTTTGAACTAATAATCTTTCTTCCTACAGAAACCAAAGGAGGATATCCTCTTGTAAAAATAAGCTCTCTTATCATAGAAAAAGAGGAGTTTCCTTTAGATGAGGGAAGACCTAAAATCAAAACTTATGAAATCAAACTTTCCCCTAAACTTCACTCTGCGGGTAACCTGTATGTTTATCAAGATTATCAGGTAAAACATCGTTACGGGTACCGATATCGAGTTAAGATTAAAAAAGACTTTTTGGTTAAAACTACCTGGGTTGAGTTTCCGAATACTTTGTATTGGCATAATCCTCCTCTTTTTCCGGAAAATATAACCTGTCAGGTTTTAACAGAAGATGCAGTACGTTTGATTTGGAAAAAACCAGAAAATGACATAAAAGGAATGCCTCTTGACTATCCTATTACTTATGAATTAGAGCGAACTTCAGGTCAAAAAGTGGAAACCTTTTATGTAAGAAAGGAAGAGTTTTTAGACCGGGGTTCAGCTATAAGAAAAGCTTGTTATCGGGTAAGAAGTCTTTTAAACTTTAGAGGAACTCAAATCCCAGGACCTAAGAGCCCTCCTCTTTGTTTAGACAGATAGGTTGATAAAAATAGAGAGAGGTTTCCCCGTAGGTTCTTTTGTCTTTTAAAAAAAATGAAATTGTCTTTTCAGGAAGGTTTACTTCCTTAGCTTCTTCAACCATAATTGTTGCCTCTGAGGTTAAAAGATTTAGCGGTAAGGCTTTAAGGGTTTTAAGGCTAAGCCCGGTTCTATAAGGAGGAGTAATAAACACTAAGTCAAACTTAACCTCAGGATAGTTTTTACTAAGCTTAGTAAGACCTTCCGGGAGTTTTAGCTTTAATACATAGGCCTTATCAGTAAGTTTAAATTTTTCTAAGTTTTTACGGATGAGGGATAGACTTAATTCATTAAGGTCTATAAAAAAGACCAGCTCTGCTCCTCTGGAGATGGCTTCAATTCCAAGGGCCCCTGTTCCTGCAAACAGGTCTAAAACCTTAATCCCAGAAAGGTCCTGACCTAAAAGGTCAAAAACCGATTTTCTAATCCTGCTTCTTAGCGGTCTTATTTCTAAAGTTTTAGAAGGAGGAAGAAAAAGTTTTTGGCCTTTTAAAAATCCTCCTGTAATTTTCAAAACAAAAGGTTCCTTACTTAAGGATTTCTAACCATGTTTGAGGTAACGAAAAATAATAAGGGTTTAATCCAGGATGATAATATCTACCCTGGAAGATTTGCTTAGGATTAAACCAGTCTTTAGGTTCTTTAGTAGCTAAGAAAAAGGCAATCTCTTCCCCATAACAAGGTACATAACATCTGACTATTTTTACATACGGAAACACTTGACAGATTTTAGGGTAAGCCTCTTTTATGATATGGGGAAAATAAGCCGGTAAGCTTGCCTGTTGAATAAAAACCCCATAAGATTTAAGAACTCTTAAAGCTTCTTGATAAAACTCAACGGTATATAAAGTTTTGGCTGGCCCTACAGGGTCGGTGCAATCAACTATTACTAGATCAAATTCTTCTGAAGGGCTTTCTTTTAAACCTAAGTAACCATCTTTGATAATCAGACTAACCCTTGGGTCATTATAGTCGCCTGAGATTTTAAAGAAATATTTTTGACAAAGGTTAAACACCAAGGTATCTATTTCAAATTGGATTAATTTTTTTAAGGTAGGAATTTTTTGGAGTTCTCTTAAAACTCCTCCATCCCCACCTCCTACAATTACTACTTTTTCAGGTGGGGAGGGGAGGAGACTTGCAGGAAGGTGGGTTATGGTTTCATGATAAATAAATTCATCTTTTTCCGTAAACTGAACAATACCGTCTAAAACAAAAAAATAACCCCATGAGGGGTTCTTAAAAATCTGTATTTCTTGTAATCCCTTTTCTTCAAAAACTAATTCAACTTTATAGGCATGTCCAAAGTCTTTGAAGATTTTTTCACGCCACCAAAAGTTTCCAGTCAAGTTTCTCCTCCCTCTGATAAATTATCTTCAGAAATCCCTCTTGCGAATTCAGCGATGTAAATGCTTTTAGGTTGGAGGTTGCGCTGAAGTTTAGCTAAAATCTTATGGGCTTCTTCTTTATTTTCTGCTAAAATATCTAAAGCAGAATAACCCTTTTCTGGCCAAGTGTGTATGTATACATGAGAACAACCTAAGTTTACTTGAGCAGAAACCCCAAAAGGTTGAAACTGATAGCTTATGGCAAAAACTTCTTTTTTGCTCCCATTATTAGATACCGCATCCTTTAGAGCTTGTTCTACTATTGGTGCTTCCGCCAGAAGTTCAAAAGGGGAACCCCAGAATTCAGCGATGATATGATAAGACCAGACACATCGTTTAAGCGCACCTTGCTGGGTAAGGCAGGTATTTAATCTTTCCACCTGACTAAGGGTTTGAACTGTGCTCATCACTCACCTCCTCCCAGGCAAGGTGCCCGGTATTTTATTTTTTATACCAATAAAAAAATCGGGACGGGCGGATTTGAACCGCCGACCCCCCACACCCCAAGCGGGTGCGCTTCCAAGCTGCGCTACGTCCCGATCAAAAGACAAAAATAACCTATTTCTGTTTAACCTCTATAATAAAAAAACTTTAAAAAATGTCAAGAGCCTAAGCAAAATTTTTATTTCTTTAAGTTTATAATAGGTTTTTAAGGGTTTTTAGAGGTTTATAACGGTTAATCACGGTTATTGCTTTTCTTAAGGTTCTGAATAAAATTATATTATGCTAAAACTTTTTTACTTAATAAAAGACCCCCAAAAACTGCAAGAAGTTCTTGAAAAGATCAAAAGAAAAGAGACTTTTCTTGTCCCTTTAGAAAAAATTTCAGACCTACCTTTAGAAGAAGTCGCAACATTTAAAGCTATCCTTGTGCTTGGAGGAGATGGCACTTTTTTGCGGGCTGTACCTTATGCCTACGAATATGACCTACCTTTAATAGGGGTAAACTTAGGCAATTTTGGTTTTTTAACCGAGATATGTCTAGAAGAACTACCGGTATTTTTAACTTTATTAGAAAAGGGAGAGGTTAGAATCCAAGAAAGAACGCTTTTAGAAATTACTTACGAAAACCAAACCTTTATTGCTTTAAACGAAGGGGCTATTATGAAAGGTCCTTTAGGTAAGGTCATTTATTTGAGCCTCCAGATAGAAAATTGTTTTCTTACTAACATTCCTGGGGATGGGCTGATTATTTCTACCCCCACCGGCTCTACGGCTTATAATCTTTCAGCCGGTGGTCCTGTTATCCATCCAGAAGCTAAAGTTTTTGTTTGTACCCCGATTTGTGCATTTAAAATAAACCTACGTCCTTTTGTTATCCCTGACCATTTTGAGACAGTAGTAGTTTTACATAAAAAAAGAGAAGGAAAAAACGAAGAGGTTCACCTTCTTATAGACGGACAAACTAACTTAGTAATCAGAGAAGATGAACCCCTTCGTTTTAAAAAAGCACCTAAACCTCTTAAAATCTTTAGTTTATCAGAAAAAAATTATCTTAATATACTAAAATCCAAGTTTAACTGGTAAAAAGTTTACACCTCTTCTTTTTTTAAGAGTTTAGAAGCCAGCTCTTCCTTTTTTTCTTTTAAAGTTTCTTTACTTTTTTCGATGGCCTCTTTAACTTCTTCCTTTTTAGCCTCAAGTACTTCTTTAGCTTTCGACGTAATTTCTTCAGCCTTAGATTTTAAGGTTTCAGCCTCTGTTTTAACCTTCTCTATGGCTTCGTCTACCTCTTCTTTGATTTTTTTTCTAACTTCAGCACCGCTAGCAGGGGCTAAAAGAATGGCTGCAATCCCTCCTACTATTACCCCTCCTAAAAAGGCAACTAAAACAGCTGTTTTTTTCCCTTCCATTTCTCCTCCTCCTTTTATAATTTTTGTCTTATAAACCTAACCTTTCTACTTTTTTAACTTAGGCAAAGGGAATATTTTTTTTATTTGGTATATTAGTTCTTTGGCTCCGTAAGCTAAAGAGGTTCCTTCTACATATACCTTTTTAATTTGCTGGTTTAATTGTTCTAAAACTATTTTAGAGGTTTGACCAAGTTCCGTAACTGAATTAACAACAGGGGTTAAATCATAGATAACCTTTTCGGTTAAGCCTTTGATTTGAGAAGTAGCGGATTTTATGTTTTCTAAGTTATCTTTAGTAAGCTCTAAGTTGGTTTTTACCTTATTAGAAATTTCTTTAACCTCATCTGTAATGACCTCGGTTTGGTTTTTTAAAAACCGTTCAAAATCTTTAATACTCTCACCCAACTCTTTTGCTATTTCAGGGATAATTTTTAATCCGATTAAAACTTCGTTTAAGTTGGTAATAGCCTGTTGAGCTGAGCTCAAAGTAGTTGAGGCTTTGTCTGTAGCATCTTTAAGGTTGTTTAATACAGGGCTTAATTCTTCCAATCTTGCATTTAAACGGTCTATGGTTTGGTTTACTTTATAAAGGACATAGATGGCTAATGCTGTCAATCCAGAGGCAAGTAAGATTAAAAGGTAGATCAAAGTTTCCATAGATCCTCCTTTTTTTAGGTGTTTGTATTATATGTACAATATAAGTACGAAAATTAAAAAATCCACTTTATTAAGTTGGGATAATACCTTCTAAGATAGGGATTTTTAGGCACTATCCTAAAGTTGTACTCTTTAGGTCCTGGAGCTTGGAGATAAAAGGTTTTTTGATAGACTCCAATACCATCTTTAATTTCTACCAGCCGAAGAGGTAAACTTCGTACATATTTTTCCTTTTCCTCTTCTCCTCCAACCTCACATACACAAGCTATCTCTTCTATCATCACAAACTGTATTTCTATTAATTCGGGATTTAAACCTCCTAAAAAGACTTTAGCAGAGACTGTAACCTCGTTTCCTTCTTGTAAAAAACTTTTTTCTAAGTTTTCTTCTACTTCTATAAATTTTATTTTTTCCCAAGCTTCGGTTAGTATTCTTTTTTCTTCAGCCAAAGCCTTTAAAAGAGTAAACCCCTTTTGTGAAAGCTTTTTAAACCTTTCTATGATAGGAGCGTAAAATTTATCTACGTATTCCAGCAACATCCTGTTGGTAGAAAAATTTTTACAGGCAATATACATACTTTGTTTCATCATTTTTACCCAATCCTTAGGAATACCCTCTTCGTCCCTTTCTACAAAGAGTGGATACACCTCTTTTTCTAATAGATTGTATAATTGGTTGGCCTCATAATCGTTATAAAGAGGTAAGCCTTCCTTAGGGGTGATGGCCCATCCGTTAAGACGGTTATATCCCTCTGGCCACCACCCATCAAGTACACTTAAATTTAGCACCCCATTCATCGCGGCTTTCATTCCTGAGGTTCCACAAGCTTCCATCGGTCTAAAGGGGGTATTAAGCCAAACATCTGCCCCCCAAATTAAATATCGCGCTAAATGAAGGTTATAGTTTTTTAAAAAAAAGATTTTGTTGTAAAGTTTATAGGTTTCTCTAAAAGTTAAGATTTCTTTAATGATATTTTTTCCTTCTATATCTTTAGGGTGAGCTTTACCTGCAAAAACCAGCACTATATCTTTTTCTTTGAGGAGCCTTAAAATTTTTTCTTTATGATATAGTATCAAAGAGTTCCTTTTATAAGCTGTAATCCTTCGGGCACAGCCTATGATAAGGTCTTGAGCCTTAGGAAGTTGAAAACTTTGTTTTTCTTCTTCATGTAGGTTTAACTTAAGAGCTTCTTCCTTTAATTGGTTTTTGATAAAGTTTAGAAGTCTATATTTATTTTTTTTATGGGCTTCCCAGACCTCTTCGTCAGGAATTTTTAGGATTTCATTCCAGGTTGGGTCATCAGGAGACATATAAATAAAGTTAGGTCCAAGATACTTTTTAAAAAGATTATAAAAAGGCTCGCTTAACCACCTCCAATGCACCCCATTAGTTATATAGTCTATAGGAACCTCTTCTTCCGGAAGTTCTGAAAAAAGAGAATGCCACATCTTTTTTGTGGTCCTTTGATGAAGCTTAGAAACAGCGTTAACATTAGAGGAACTGTTGATAGCTAAGGCTGGTAGCCAGAAAATTTCTGTGTTCCCTTCTAAGAACCCTTTTTTATAACACTCCGAAAGTATGGTTTTGTCTTTGGTTATTTCTACTAATTCTTCTATTTCTTCCCAGAGATATTTTTTAACCAGCTCTTTAGGAAAATGTTCATTTCCTGCAATAACCGGAGTGTGCGTAGTAAACACCGTAGTTTCTTTAATAAGCATAGTTGCTTCATCTAAAGAAAACCCCTGAGATAAAAGGTCTTTTAATCTGGCTAAAAGCACAAAAGCAGAATGTCCTTCGTTAAGATGATATATCTTGGGTTCAAGGTGTAAGGCCTTTAGAAGTTTGTACCCTCCTATACCAAGGATGATCTCTTGTTGTATTCTTTTTTCTAAGTCTCCTGGATAGAGATACCTAAGAATATTTTTAATTTCTTCAGGATTTTCAGGATGGTTAGTATCTAAAAAATAACAAGGAACCGTTCCTACTTTAATTTTCCAAACCCTTAGTTTAGCCTCTATACCCATAAGATTAACAGATAAGATAAGGGGGCTTCCGTCAGGATTTTTCACTTCATCCAAAAAGTTTAAAAACAAGTCTAAAGGATCCAGAGATTCTATTTGGGTTTTTTCTGCATGGTCTATTTCTTGTCGTAAATAACCATGTTGATAAACAAGCCCTATTCCTAACATAGGAAGACCTAAGTCCGAAGCAGACATCAAAAAGTCGCCAGCCAATACCCCTA is a genomic window containing:
- the glgP gene encoding alpha-glucan family phosphorylase; translation: MPFKKFFVYPHIPKELENLLNISKNLWFSWNYDVLSVFYKIDPDLFRKVEHNPFKFIYYLPNTKLRALAKDQTFLMDLEDLWEAFKEYQEYVHPEIKKHRLGPEDKIVYFCAEFGLHPILPFYAGGLGVLAGDFLMSASDLGLPMLGIGLVYQHGYLRQEIDHAEKTQIESLDPLDLFLNFLDEVKNPDGSPLILSVNLMGIEAKLRVWKIKVGTVPCYFLDTNHPENPEEIKNILRYLYPGDLEKRIQQEIILGIGGYKLLKALHLEPKIYHLNEGHSAFVLLARLKDLLSQGFSLDEATMLIKETTVFTTHTPVIAGNEHFPKELVKKYLWEEIEELVEITKDKTILSECYKKGFLEGNTEIFWLPALAINSSSNVNAVSKLHQRTTKKMWHSLFSELPEEEVPIDYITNGVHWRWLSEPFYNLFKKYLGPNFIYMSPDDPTWNEILKIPDEEVWEAHKKNKYRLLNFIKNQLKEEALKLNLHEEEKQSFQLPKAQDLIIGCARRITAYKRNSLILYHKEKILRLLKEKDIVLVFAGKAHPKDIEGKNIIKEILTFRETYKLYNKIFFLKNYNLHLARYLIWGADVWLNTPFRPMEACGTSGMKAAMNGVLNLSVLDGWWPEGYNRLNGWAITPKEGLPLYNDYEANQLYNLLEKEVYPLFVERDEEGIPKDWVKMMKQSMYIACKNFSTNRMLLEYVDKFYAPIIERFKKLSQKGFTLLKALAEEKRILTEAWEKIKFIEVEENLEKSFLQEGNEVTVSAKVFLGGLNPELIEIQFVMIEEIACVCEVGGEEEKEKYVRSLPLRLVEIKDGIGVYQKTFYLQAPGPKEYNFRIVPKNPYLRRYYPNLIKWIF